One genomic region from Halobacteriovorax sp. HLS encodes:
- a CDS encoding 2OG-Fe(II) oxygenase — protein sequence MSYQKEQMVDLILDKLTEKFDSLREQYFQENDVTKTKFFYVDDLLPVDLAEKIFLAFPEKSEKWRRLTSFRENKCTSKSFDDFDSILRDITFAFQDNSVIQMIEKITEIPNLCGDDTLYAGGLSMMSEGHFLNPHIDNSHNQDRTLYRRANLLFYVTPEWKLENGGNIELWNTDVSKNLTIESKFNRLVVMETNDKSWHSVSKVVAQGRRCCVSNYYFSETSPKQKDYFHITAFNGRPTEKLKRLQCFADNLLRTSVRKVLKKGIGKKDLYKSDDKQV from the coding sequence ATGAGTTATCAAAAAGAACAGATGGTTGATTTGATATTAGATAAGTTAACAGAGAAATTTGACTCTTTGCGAGAGCAATATTTCCAAGAAAATGATGTAACTAAAACAAAGTTTTTTTATGTTGATGACCTACTTCCTGTTGATCTTGCTGAAAAGATATTTCTCGCCTTTCCTGAAAAATCTGAAAAATGGAGAAGGCTGACTTCATTTCGAGAGAATAAGTGTACTTCAAAAAGTTTTGACGATTTTGATAGTATTCTGAGAGATATTACTTTTGCCTTTCAAGATAATTCAGTCATTCAAATGATTGAGAAAATTACAGAAATTCCTAATTTATGTGGAGATGACACTCTTTATGCGGGTGGATTAAGCATGATGAGTGAGGGGCACTTTTTAAACCCTCATATTGATAACTCCCATAATCAAGATAGAACCTTATATAGAAGGGCCAATCTATTATTCTATGTAACTCCTGAGTGGAAGCTCGAAAATGGAGGAAATATTGAATTATGGAATACAGATGTTTCTAAAAACCTTACTATTGAAAGCAAGTTTAATAGATTAGTAGTTATGGAAACTAATGATAAGTCATGGCACTCTGTCTCTAAAGTTGTTGCACAAGGCAGAAGGTGTTGCGTTTCAAACTATTATTTCTCAGAAACCTCTCCCAAGCAGAAGGACTACTTCCATATAACTGCCTTCAATGGCAGACCAACGGAAAAGCTTAAAAGACTTCAGTGTTTTGCAGATAACTTATTAAGAACCTCTGTAAGGAAAGTTTTAAAGAAAGGAATAGGAAAAAAAGACTTGTACAAGAGTGATGATAAACAAGTTTAG
- a CDS encoding NAD(P)-dependent oxidoreductase — MKIFLTGATGLLGSNILATKLDSFEIIASYRSKSLVTNHPNIRTSNIDLTDIDQVRKTLCESKCKLVINSAGYTNVNGCEQYPEKAHKENVLIAQNLAIVTHELGLDFIHISSDHLFSGQNELSNEKTQVSPINEYARSKVQAEEVVKKENNSTLIIRTNFYGWGPLHRNSFSDWIINALTNNEAITMYTNLFYTPINVNTLIDTIFELYEKDAQGIYNVVGDDRISKYDFGKLLAKEFHLDEKLISKGLYNSSDQLIKRPEDMSLSNSKVANLLKHSVENIESGINKLKETQGIQKKVNALFKS; from the coding sequence ATGAAAATATTTTTAACTGGTGCGACTGGCCTACTAGGCTCTAATATCCTCGCGACAAAACTTGACTCATTCGAGATCATCGCAAGCTACCGTAGCAAAAGTCTTGTTACCAACCATCCAAATATTCGAACTTCGAATATAGACCTAACAGACATAGATCAGGTGAGAAAAACACTTTGTGAAAGCAAATGTAAATTAGTCATAAACTCAGCTGGATACACAAATGTTAATGGTTGTGAACAATATCCAGAAAAAGCACATAAGGAAAATGTTCTAATCGCACAAAATTTAGCAATAGTAACTCATGAACTCGGACTTGACTTTATTCATATTTCGTCAGATCACCTTTTCTCTGGTCAAAACGAACTATCAAATGAAAAAACACAAGTATCGCCCATTAACGAGTATGCTAGATCTAAAGTTCAAGCTGAAGAAGTTGTAAAAAAAGAAAATAATAGCACTCTTATTATCAGAACAAACTTTTACGGATGGGGACCTCTTCATCGTAATTCATTTTCGGATTGGATTATCAATGCTTTGACTAATAATGAAGCTATTACAATGTACACCAACCTCTTTTATACTCCAATAAATGTAAATACTCTTATTGACACTATTTTCGAGTTATATGAAAAAGATGCCCAAGGCATATATAATGTTGTCGGAGACGATAGAATTTCTAAATATGACTTTGGAAAGCTACTTGCTAAAGAGTTTCACTTAGATGAAAAACTAATCTCAAAAGGTTTGTATAACTCTTCTGATCAGCTAATTAAAAGACCAGAAGATATGTCGCTATCAAACTCAAAAGTAGCTAATCTTCTTAAACACTCTGTTGAAAATATTGAATCAGGTATTAATAAGCTTAAAGAAACACAAGGCATTCAAAAGAAAGTAAATGCCTTGTTCAAATCTTAA
- a CDS encoding NAD-dependent epimerase/dehydratase family protein, with amino-acid sequence MLKVLITGATGFVGSSLADYFQSCGDQVRYTTRNKKLPYGDFIEIGDLSSDDFWREAVGDSNIIIHCMARVHVMNDVASNPYEEFKKINFDATMALARAAKEHNVAKFVFISTVGVYGNKGLSISEDDPINPNGDYAQTKYEAETALIELFRDTSTDLIILRPPLIYGKNAPGNFKSLEKVISKHIPLPLGLINNKRSFLYVENLVWAIDKMVRSTNRFNGVYNISDNEVVSTSDFLKGIAKNFKLSFILPFPIFLLKILGQVTGKSKAINKLTDDLSFDASRLYGAIGQEPPYKMTEALSRTFGR; translated from the coding sequence GTGCTTAAAGTTTTAATTACAGGTGCTACAGGCTTTGTAGGAAGTAGCTTAGCAGACTATTTTCAATCTTGTGGTGATCAAGTTAGATACACCACAAGGAACAAAAAGCTTCCATATGGTGATTTTATTGAAATTGGAGATCTCTCTTCTGATGATTTTTGGAGAGAAGCAGTTGGAGACTCAAATATAATTATTCATTGTATGGCACGAGTTCATGTTATGAATGATGTTGCCTCGAACCCATACGAAGAATTTAAAAAAATTAATTTTGATGCAACTATGGCCTTAGCGAGGGCTGCAAAAGAGCATAATGTTGCAAAGTTTGTTTTTATAAGTACTGTTGGCGTTTATGGAAATAAGGGGCTATCTATTTCTGAGGATGATCCTATTAATCCTAATGGAGACTATGCACAAACAAAGTATGAAGCTGAGACAGCTTTAATTGAGTTATTTCGAGATACTAGTACAGACTTAATCATACTGAGACCTCCGCTTATTTATGGAAAGAATGCGCCTGGTAACTTCAAGAGTTTAGAAAAAGTAATCTCAAAACACATACCTCTACCGCTAGGATTAATTAATAATAAGCGTAGTTTTCTGTATGTTGAAAACTTAGTTTGGGCCATTGATAAAATGGTTCGAAGCACTAATAGATTTAATGGGGTGTATAATATTTCTGACAATGAGGTGGTTTCCACCTCAGACTTCTTAAAAGGTATTGCGAAGAACTTTAAGCTTTCATTTATTTTACCATTTCCAATTTTCCTATTAAAGATCTTAGGTCAGGTTACAGGAAAGTCTAAAGCGATAAATAAGTTAACTGATGATCTTTCTTTTGATGCTAGCCGTTTATATGGTGCGATTGGTCAAGAACCACCCTATAAAATGACTGAAGCCCTGTCTCGAACTTTCGGTAGATAG
- a CDS encoding NAD-dependent epimerase/dehydratase family protein, translating to MKILITGGAGFVGSNLGLSIKKDYPEYEVTAFDNLKRRGSEIQLHKLIENGINFVHGDIRTREDLFSLEQDFDLMIEASAEPSVHAGSDGSPDYLIQTNLFGTVNCLEFARKHCRGMIFLSTSRVYSISDLVNIPLTKNGTRLSLEETERLVGLSEEGISEEFNILNYRSLYGATKLSSELLIQEYAQTYDLNVVINRCGVIAGPGQWGKVDQGVFTLWVANHFFKKSLRYTGFGGEGLQVRDLLHPSDLYEAVVAQWGSLDKFKGQVFNLGGGNLCSTSLLELTKVCEEVTGNKIEISSVAETAANDIPWYVTDNTKFKTAFNWEVKKNVKDIVEDIYNWLKSNEKDVAKIFNS from the coding sequence ATTAAAATATTAATAACTGGTGGAGCCGGATTTGTTGGTTCTAATTTAGGTCTATCTATTAAAAAGGATTACCCAGAATATGAGGTAACTGCTTTTGATAACTTAAAACGTCGAGGCTCTGAGATCCAGCTACATAAATTAATTGAAAATGGAATTAATTTCGTACATGGAGATATTCGAACAAGAGAAGATTTATTTTCTTTAGAGCAGGATTTTGATCTTATGATTGAAGCCTCTGCAGAGCCAAGTGTCCATGCTGGATCTGATGGTAGTCCAGATTATTTAATTCAAACAAATCTCTTTGGAACTGTAAACTGCTTAGAATTTGCTCGTAAACATTGTAGAGGAATGATCTTTCTTTCAACTTCAAGAGTATATTCGATAAGTGACCTTGTTAATATTCCCTTAACTAAGAATGGAACCAGATTGAGCCTTGAAGAAACGGAAAGATTAGTTGGACTTTCTGAAGAAGGTATTTCAGAAGAATTTAATATTTTAAATTATAGGTCACTGTATGGGGCGACTAAGCTTTCGTCAGAATTACTGATCCAAGAGTATGCTCAAACATATGACTTAAATGTGGTTATTAATAGATGTGGAGTTATTGCAGGACCTGGACAGTGGGGAAAGGTTGATCAGGGTGTATTTACGCTATGGGTAGCAAATCATTTTTTTAAAAAGTCTCTTCGATATACAGGATTTGGAGGAGAGGGGTTACAAGTAAGGGATTTATTACATCCGTCGGACCTCTATGAGGCTGTGGTTGCTCAGTGGGGAAGTTTGGATAAATTTAAGGGCCAGGTCTTTAACTTAGGTGGGGGAAACCTTTGTTCAACTTCATTGTTAGAATTGACTAAAGTTTGTGAAGAAGTGACAGGTAACAAAATAGAGATTTCAAGTGTCGCAGAAACAGCGGCCAATGATATTCCTTGGTATGTAACAGATAATACGAAATTTAAAACTGCCTTTAATTGGGAAGTTAAAAAAAATGTCAAAGATATAGTAGAAGATATTTATAACTGGCTTAAATCGAATGAAAAAGATGTAGCCAAAATTTTTAATAGCTAG
- a CDS encoding NAD-dependent epimerase/dehydratase family protein, translating into MEIAIVTGSSGLIGSEAVKFFHEKGMKVIGIDNNMREYFFGAEGSSEWNKAQLLEKYPNFEHHNIDIRNQDEIFELFKKNSAEIGLVVHTAAQPSHDWAAKEPFTDFSINANGTLNLLEATRTFCKDAPFIFTSTNKVYGDTPNRLPLVETESRWELSAEHHWSEFGIDESMSIDNSMHSLFGASKVAADVLVQEYGRYFEMNTASFRGGCLTGPSHSGAKLHGFLSYLVKCAITDQPYTIFGYKGKQVRDNIHSSDLINAFWEFYQAPRKGEIYNIGGSRHSSCSVLEAIDIIKKLSGKELTYTLSDDARAGDHQWWISDVRKFQEHYPNWKYEYDITRIIKEIIDATQERFEK; encoded by the coding sequence ATGGAAATTGCAATCGTAACAGGTAGTTCAGGTCTAATCGGGAGTGAAGCGGTTAAGTTCTTTCATGAAAAAGGAATGAAAGTTATTGGTATCGATAATAATATGCGAGAGTACTTTTTCGGTGCTGAGGGATCTTCTGAGTGGAACAAAGCGCAGCTATTAGAAAAATACCCTAACTTTGAACATCATAATATCGATATAAGAAATCAAGATGAAATTTTTGAATTGTTTAAGAAAAACAGCGCTGAAATAGGTCTCGTTGTCCACACTGCTGCACAACCGTCACATGATTGGGCGGCAAAAGAGCCTTTTACTGATTTTTCTATTAATGCGAATGGAACTTTGAACCTTCTTGAAGCCACTAGAACTTTTTGTAAGGACGCGCCTTTTATTTTTACTAGTACTAACAAGGTCTATGGAGACACACCTAATAGACTTCCTTTGGTTGAAACTGAAAGTCGTTGGGAGTTATCTGCTGAGCATCATTGGTCAGAATTTGGTATTGATGAAAGTATGAGTATCGATAATTCAATGCATAGTCTGTTTGGTGCTTCTAAGGTTGCTGCAGATGTTTTAGTTCAAGAGTATGGGCGATATTTTGAAATGAATACAGCTTCTTTTAGGGGAGGGTGCTTAACTGGTCCTAGTCATTCTGGAGCTAAGTTACATGGTTTTCTTTCATATTTAGTCAAATGTGCAATAACAGATCAGCCATATACAATCTTTGGTTATAAAGGGAAACAAGTTCGCGATAATATTCATTCAAGTGATCTTATTAATGCTTTTTGGGAGTTTTATCAAGCTCCTCGTAAAGGTGAAATCTATAATATTGGTGGAAGTCGACACAGTAGTTGCTCTGTCTTAGAGGCGATAGATATTATTAAGAAACTATCTGGAAAAGAGCTGACTTACACACTATCAGATGACGCTAGAGCTGGTGATCATCAGTGGTGGATAAGTGACGTGAGAAAATTTCAAGAGCATTATCCTAATTGGAAGTATGAGTACGATATAACGAGAATAATAAAAGAGATCATCGATGCAACACAAGAACGTTTTGAAAAGTAA